DNA from Diabrotica virgifera virgifera chromosome 10, PGI_DIABVI_V3a:
TGTAGTAGCTAGTCATTATTCTTCTTATATGCCGGTAACTTCATTTCGGTAAGAGCTCACATAATGCGATCCCAGTGAAAGCAATTTTGATGTCCAATGTGGTCAACAGACAGTACTTCTTCGTACCCTTTTTCCATCTTATACCTGCAACCGCCTCCTTAGCTGTGTTAACGACAATAGATTAATCACATTCAGTGTTGAGGGtctttttcaaaaaccatacagATTGCTGTTAAGCAGCGGTGCTTATTATCTTGTAGTCCTTACATTCATTCATATATCTTCtctctatttaaaaattatttcgtGCCATGATGACATGGTGACAGCCTATACGATTATAACTTTATACCTGGTACTACAATGATTTTATCAAAAGCATCATGAATATACTATGCATTAAATAATACGATATTGGGAAAAAAGAAATCAACTAGAAAACTAAATCGTATGTATATAACAGAATTACAGTACAAACACATATATGCAAATAATACTGTGACACTATTTATAATGCTGCTCACAACCTGGCCTATTTCTGATCGAAGATTCGAGTCGTTACGGGAGAATACGAGTCCTTACCACGCCATTCGAGACGagcgctgccgaagtatataagAAGAGAAATTACCTCAGCAGGCCAGTCAGTTATCGACGCGGAATAATATTATTGTATTCGAATCGAATTGTGCGCCGTGTATTTTGAAATGTATTAGTTATtggaattattatgtttagttagtAAATCACAAATTTGAGTTTGTAAAGATGTGTTAGTTTAAGTTATTTGTaactatttaaataaattaaataagtgatgtaaaataaaataatataaagtaagtattcctttatttaaattaaccttagtgcctaaaaacataaataataaaatagtaaagcaAGTTTCATAACAGTGGTGTCAGAAGTGggacctttaaaaataaatacatacaaatcgtaataaataaagtgtgtgaccaTGTCTTCACAGTATAAGCCGAAAGTTTGTGACCTCCGAGTTACGGAGCTCAGAATAGAATTGGAAATTCGCGAGCTTGACTCGGCTGGGAAAAAGGCTGATTTACTCGATCGTCTGaagaacgcactaaaagaagaggaTCATGATCCAGAAACCTACGTGTTTGAGGACAGGCATGCTGCTTTGATTTCGTCAATTTCTAatgacattacatcgttagagaacaaagtttctggAGACATTACATcattagagaacaaagtttcttcTGGCGATGTTTCGAAAGTTTCGGCGAATATAACATCATTAGAACATAGAGCTTCTAGTGATATtttgaaagtttcgggtgatatttcatctcTTGAAAGCAAGATGACTGACGAGATATCTGCTAGCATCTCTAAGTCACCTCTGATTTTGACGACAAAATATCATccctaaaatctacttttgaagaaaagatcaaggaaatagaaaagaaaatggagaaaacggaaaaagtagacaaaggggtggaacccatcttaacagacattaaagatgatgaaaccaaatacaaattggagccacggccgatagttgaagggagtgtaagtgctgctcgtgttaaggtgccaaatttcgacgaaAAGTCATCATGGAataactacatgaaacagttcgaatcggcggccagagcgaacggatggtcccaAAAAGAAAAGGCTGTAAACCttactattgctcttcgaggcgacgctttgcatgtcctccagaccatagccgtagaggagacagatgacttcgaacAGCTcaaaaagagactgaatatgcgatacggtcacgaacatttagagcatgtcgcagtttaaaaatcaaagacaaaagaaagatgaagttcttcaagaatacgaggtatatattgccaggttagtacgatatgcatatccaacagctcccgaagacatgatggaaaagttggctgttcaaacattcattaatggccttcgtgatcatgaaatgcaaagaacactgcgattagctcgtcacaagatgCTGGTTGATGTCTTGTCcgccgccctcgaatacgaatcagctactcAGGCCTCTGGCAGGTACAGTAAAGTTAGAACTgtgaaagaggaagaggatgaagacaaactggaccagattgtcaatatgataaagggcatttcatacaagaacacgaagaccataaggtgctggacTTGTGCTGAAATAggacacgtacggagttcatacaagtaccctaggtacagtagcaatcaacagactcaccagcaggaaaactagaacgggtcggccttaggggagcagcttcgacccgcaacttttccaaagaccctctcatactaatagcttctttgaaatatcgtgaagatagtgtatatgtagatggagaaataaatggtgaaaagtatacattgttggtggataccggagcgaccaagaccattatacgaccgtcagttataagCAGTCGTAAGAAGctctcttaccaacgaggttgaaACTGCgtactgccacaggtgaaaatgccaacacccacgtagaaatccagatacaattagggattggagcagaaaagttcgtccatactgtcatagttgcagacatcgaagaagatgttatattaggaatggacgtaatgaatttgcatggatttcaattggattttaagaacagggtaaggtaaggaacacctgttatgatggagccatggaaccacgacgaggaggttggccgaggaatcataattggaaggGAATtagttacttctgctaaagaaattcccgtgagattgattaatgtcaatgactacccggtcatcatcaagaaggagacaaaagtaggaacttgtgtacctatgacgtccataatccgtcagacgacaacatcagataattccaatgacaagttcgaccaaatggttgcagttgcaggtcaatctctaaatcaagtgtagaaaaggaaattaagggaatttcttcggcaatatcgtgacatattcgtaccaaAAGGAGGAAAGACAAGAaaaacgacagttgtcaaacataaaactgacactggtaccgctaggccaattcgtcaaacagctcgacgattaccacaggcgaagagagaggagcTGAAatgattgttcaagaaatgaagaaagacggggtgatagaaccttctacgagcccatgggtctctccggtggtcctggtcaagaagaaagatggaacaacgaggttctgtgtggactaccgtttgttgaataatgttaccaagatagatagttatcctctgcctcggatcgacaacacgttggacacattggctggaagtaaattgttttctacgttggacttggagtctggatattggcaggtaaaaatggatccagtggacaaggagaagacggccttcactacaggatctggattatgggaattcaacgttatgccgtttggactctgtaatgctcctgcgacatttgagaggcttatggaaaatgtgttgagaagATTAacttggaaaacgtgcctggtgtatttagacgacataatcgttttggagGAGAGTGACAACACTGTAGTCAAAACGTAAACACATATTTTATTTGTCGTCTGCAATAAACTCAATTTCTGAGAGTTGTAACGGGAAATAAATTATTGGAAGTATCTAGTGAATAATATAAGACATTAAGTTAAGGACAGTGATAAGAAAACACTTTAAAATCGGTGAAATAGTATCGGAATAATACCAAGGACCTATAAAAAGTAAGATCGCTACAATTGATAAGCTTGTCTAACATCAAAGCGTAGAAACGAAACCTTGACCGTTGAAATTGCGACGTTGCCGTTGTGAGTAGACTTTCAGGATAACCACAGAAAATAACAACGgataataaacaaacaaaataaatacGGTAGACGCTGTCTTCTCTGCACTGTTGAGGTGGAAGACAGTGTTTGGCGCCGGAAAATGGAAAAATTAGAAAGTGATGACACACATCCAGAAGGAGGGTCAAAAATTGatcaattaataataatgatgAGCCTCCTCACCGATGACattaaggaaataaaaagaaatcaaaaagaaAGTAAGGAAACAATAGAAAAGCTCATTATGGAAAACAGAGAGCTGAGAAAAGAAAATGCAGAActgaaagaagaaaataaagagaTCAAGGAGGGACTCAGAGAAATAACAAAAAACATGGAAGTTATGGAAAAACACCGACGAATAAACAACGTAGTTATAAGCGGCCTAACAATAGACACATATGAGCAAGCACGGTTAAAAGGAAAAATCAACAATTTCATCAAACACCACTTAGGAATAGAGGTGAAAATAAGAAATGCTCACAAGCTAGGGGCAAAAACATGTCTAATTGAATTAGAAAACCAagaggaaaaaagaaaaataatggaaaaaaagtACAAGCTAAAAGAAATTAAAGAGCACAAGGTATATATCAACGAAGATACAACCATAAAAGAACGAGATATACAGAAAACAATTAGAAACATTGCCCAGGAAGAAAGAAATAAAGGAAATGAAGTCAAAATTGGAGTAAAAAAAATATGGGTAAATAACATCGAATGGAAGTGGAACGACAAAGAGGGCACAATGATCAAAACAGCATCAAAAAACTAACAAATAACTGTACCATAGGAATAACGTTGACGAAACAAGCACAGAAAAAGGATAGTGATAATACAAAAAAAGGAAACAAGAGGAAAAAACAAAAACCGGACCAAAAAACAAGAAAACATGTCGAAAAGAATACTTACttttaggaacatggaatgtaagaggcacatatgGCGAAGGTAAACTTAAACATCTTGCGAGAGAAATCGAAAAGTTCCAATTTGACATAGTAGCCTTGCAGGAGACGAAACAGCTGGGAAATGATATATTAGAAATAGAAGATACATTGTTTTTTAACAGCGGTGGAAAGAATCGAATATTAGGCACAGGTTTTATGATAAGAAAAGAATTAAAGAAGCAATAGTAGAGTTTAAACCGATATCAGACCGCATATGTACTATCAGGATCaaaggaaaataccaaaaaatcacCCTCATAAATATTCACGCTCCATCCGAAGAAAAAGATAATGATGTTAAAGAATGTTTCTACAGTGAACTAAACAGAACAATCGAAAGTATACCCAGATAtgatatgaaaattattttaggcgacgctaatgccaaaatagggaAGGAAGAAGTGTTTGGACCCACAATAGGAAAGCATAGCAAACACAATGAAACTAATGAGAACGGACAATTTCTCATAGATTTCGcaagagaaaaaaatatgatcatAATGAGCACATATTTTGAAAGGAAAGAAATACATAAggaaacatggatatcgccagatagaaagactaaaaaccaaatagatcacgtGCTGATTGAAAAAGAAGAACAGCAATGTATAAAGAAGATAAGAACATACAGAGGACCAGATGCCGACTCTGATCATTACATGGTGGGCATCAAAATGAAACAACTGATaccagaaaacaaaaacaaaataaaggtaaagaaatatataaataaaccaATTCGATTAGCAACCAAGAAAGAGCAAGAAACGTATGGGGAAACAATGGAAAGAgaactaaaaaagatacaaacAGAAGAACGAACAGAAAACAACTGGGATATCATAAAGCAAGTAATGAACAAAGCAGCAAAAGAGTGTAATAAACAGGAGAATAAAAAGAGAAAGGAGTGGTTCGACATAGAATGCCAAAACGAAATAGAACTAAGAAAATCATTAAGGATGGAAATGATAATGAAAGAAACGACAGAGACGAAGAATAAATATATAGAGCAAAGAAATAAAGTAAAGAGATTGCtgagagaaaagaagagaaaacacgtagaaaataagctaaaagaaatagaagagaactacagaaataaagaaataagaaaccTGTATCAAGGTGCCAGAAATGAGAAAAGAGGATACCAACAAAAACCAATATTCGTTAAAAACAAAGCGGGGAATAATATAAGCGGTGAAGCAGAAatagtagagagatggaaagagtatTTTGACGAGTTACTAAATGGCAAGAATAAGTCAAACCAAAGAGAATACATGGAAGCAGAAGAAGGAAATGAAAACTTAGAAGACGTAGAAGATAATTCACCCAGCaaagaacaaatcgaggaaatcaTAAAAGATTTGAAGAATAACAAATGTCCTGGAAGCGATAATATAACAGCAGAGAtgatgaaatatggtggaaaattgCTACATGAGTGGATATACAAGATCATAAAAGAGATATGGAGAATAGAACGGATACCAAAAGATTGGAAGGAAGCAATTATTTgcccattacacaaaaaaggagacaaaacagAATGTAGTAATTACAGAGGAGTAGCATTActaaataccatatataaaatctTATCAAAATCCATAAAAGATAAACTTGAAAAAGAAGCGGAAAATATAATAGGTGAATATCAGTGCGGATTTAGACGAGGAAGAAGCACAACGGACCAAATATTCGTAATCAGAGAATTACAAGCAGAAAGCTATGAACACAACCTACCAACGATAGCGCTATTCATCGATTTCCAGCAAGCGTACGATAGAATAAAGAGGAAGAATTTAAAGCAggcgcttgaggaattgggagttaGCAGAAAGTTACGCAACATGATACATATTACGTTAGAAAATACagaaaatagagtcaaaataaaCAACCAATCATCAGACACATTTATAGTAAATGAAGGAGTAAGGCAGGGCGATCCTTTGTCATCATTACTCTTTAACTTAtgcctagaaaaaataatgcgagaAGCAAAAATCAATAGAGAAGCACTCCTATATCAAAAACGACACCAAGTTTTGGcatttgcggatgatgtggtgttGCTTGCAAGAGGAACAAAAGAGCTACAGGAAATAGTACagagaatagtaaaagcagcgaagaaaatgggactccacataaatgaaactaaaacaaaatgtatggaatGGACAGATGGTCAGTTCAGGAATGGACAAAAGcttaaagtagaagtagaagaaggaacatcatacgaattcgaaatggtagaaagatttacatacctaggagcaataatatcacgtaaaccgaatattaaagaagaaatacaagctcGAATAATGGCAGGCAACAAAAGTGTACATGCGCTTAATGGAATGCTGAAAAGCAAGTTTTTATCAAGAAAGGCAAAAATACAGTTATACAAAACAACTATCCAAccaatagtaacatactgcagtgagacatggacaatgacaaaaaatgaacaaagttTACTGGAGATCTGGGAACGGAAAATCCTgaggaagatatatggaggaataataagggacggtttatggttaagaagatcaaataatgagttaaaggaattatacaatcaacctaatataataggagtgataaaggcacagagacttagatggcgaggtcacatagAAAGGATGCCGAACGCGAGGACTccaaaaagggtactaaactacaacatagcctcaaaaaagagaaaaggaagaccgaaaaatagatggaagcaagaggtcgaaaaagatatgGAAAAAATGGGGTTAGAAGGTCAgagaagaaaaatgaataacaggaaggaatggagaaaaatcacataccaagccagagaagatctaggtacctaaagaaaagtaaaaatgaagaacgaacaaacttttcaagccatgggcctctaaggcctttagtgctattatatatatatatatatatatatatatatatatatatatatatatatatatatatatatatatatatatatatatatatatatatatatatatatatatatatatatataatcgttTTGgaggagacgtttgaagaccacctgaagaatttagaagacgtttttaatcgacttaaatttgaccagttaatgttaaaccccaagaaatgccagctatttcaaagtaaagttaattatttaggtcatatagtcagcaaagaaggagtgacCGTCGATAAAgaaaaaatcgattccattaaggaatggcctgaaccaactgataaacatcaagtgagaagttttctgggactatgtacttactaccggaggttcattaagaagtttgcagatatcgctaagccattaacgcgacttacagaggaagcaagggattattgctgggatggagactgccaaacggcctttgaaactttaaagaggcatttaattacagcgccaatattagggtatccactgccagaaggagagttcatcttagatacggatgcaagtaatatgggaattggaggagtgctgtcgcagattcaaggacaggaacgagtccttggatattttggtaaagtgctttaaaaacctgaacgaaattattgcgtcacgagaagagaacttatATGGATAGAACTtcaatacctctatggaaggaagtttctaatccgaaccgaccatgccgcccataaatggttaatgcagtttaagaatcaaGAGGGTCAGATatccagatggattgaacgacttcaaaaatacgatttcaagatcgagcatcgagccggagttagccacaggaacgctgattctctatttAGAAGGCCGTGTCCAGCAAAGTGTTCGCACttcaacaaaacagagtcaaaggaagcagcagtactaagaacagcAGTGGTttacgacgagtggacgcctactaaGATCAGGGAAGAACAAGAGAAAGATCCGGTTTTACAGAAGATTAGAAAATGGAaggaagaaaatcgtcgaccaccTTGACAAGAGATATCAAATCTAGGATCAGTAGCTAAGatgtattgggcccagtgggactcctttgtcttggaagacagcttgcttaaacgagtactGGAAAATAAAGATGGTTCAgcgaggagaacacagttggtgattccaaagagcagagtagctgaagtacttcgtcagttacacgacattccatcaggagggcattttggtgtaaagaaaacccttcagagaatttgggaacgattttattggatgaatagttccgacgatgtgaaggactggtgtaagaaatgtacaaCCTGcgctacaagtaacggaccctaccggaaaagaaaggctcctatgagacagtacaatgttggaagtccgtttgaaagaatagctttggatatcgccgggccatttccagaaagtgaaaatggatgcaaatacatgttggtcgTAATGGATTACTTTACGAAATGGGTTGAGATCTACGCGATTCcggaccagaaggccgccactattgcagatgtgctaATCAAAGACTgtatcagccgatttggagtgcctctggagatccataATGATCAAGGAAGAAACTTTGAGAGCGATATATTTCAGGGAATCTGTGATAGACTAGGCAtaaagaagacaagaaccacggcctatcacccgcaatcggatggaatggtggagcgtatgaataagACAGTCGGCAACTATTTGACAAAGATGTTGTCCAATCATCagcgagactgggaccagtaccttccgttcttcgcaatggcctatagatctgctgttaatgaatcaacgggccaaacaccagcaaaagttcTCACGTTGCTCACGTCCTAtctggacgtgagatgcgtctaccctgtgatctagagtttggatgtcaaCCTGGAAAAGATGTGGCTGGTGAGGATTATGTGAATGAATTGCGAAGAAGAATgaacgatatacatgagttggtccgttcccatcttcagatcgctagcaagcgaatgaagaaacgatacaaTACCCAAGCCGAGAAGCGATCTTTCAAGGAGAATGACAAAGTCTGggtttataatccaaagaagcgcacaggttgttctcccaagttgtaGCAGTTCTGGGAAGGCCCGTACTTCATTGTCAAGGAAATTAATGACGtcatctaccgaataagcaagatttcTAGGGGAAAGCCGacgatagtccaccataaccggttggcgccgtacgagggagaccacgacgtagatgaagaagtggaagtcaaccaagttcgagaaatacctgacctcacgtttgaagagttcatgggggCCTACGGAGGTAGGCTGAAGGTAGGTACCACTGAAGGAAAGCGAGAtctactcgcacttcccgatgactattcactggcccataccatcccggccagtatcaaagacgcacgagagTTGGCATCTGCCTTTCGAAgaaagtttggtcgagttgcagaacttcaatgccaactgccagctcctggcaaagcattgaaactccaagatgcatcacgttacctattctgtctggtaacaaaagacactgacCATGActaacctacctaccaagatgtatgggatgcattaattcaattgagagagcacgttttggagtccgacgtgcaaaagttagccatgccaaagttagaatgcagccaattagactggagaggtATCCgcaatatggtagaagaaattttccaagacaccgaggtccaggtgttagtctgttgcaatccgcatagttactggtgcggagcgaagaccgtcccctgtcacttttatacaactgggagttgtaaaagagggtccagttgcagataccagcatccagttccagtcccgacaaggttccaggaggaaccatcttttaggGAGGGAGCAATGTGACACTATTTATAATGCTGCTCACAACCTGGCCTATTGCTGATCGAAGATTCGAGTCGTTACGAGAGAATACTAGTCCTTACCACGGCATTCGAGACGAGCGCTACCGAAGTATATAAGAAGAGAAATTACCTCAGCAGGCCAGTCAGTTATCGACGCGGAATAATATTATTGTATTCGAATCGAGTTGTGCGGCGTGTATTTTGAAATGTATTAGTTATcgaattattatgtttagttagtAAAATCAcaaatttgagtttgtaaataaattagatgtgttagtttgttatttgtaactatttaaataaattaaataagtgatgtaaaataaaataatataaagtaagtcttcctttatttaaattaaacttagtgcctaaaaacataaataataaaatagtaaagtcaGTTTCATAACAATACTTTGGATACCAATAAAAGACACGAAAGTACCATAACTACAGCAAAAATAAAACAACTCAGAAAGATAGCTGGAAAGACGAAGCTTGACAGGGAAAGAAACGAAAACGGATCAGAAATAAGCcaataaagaaaaaagaaaactcaaCTGGATCCATGGACACAAAGTTTAAATGGGAGAGAACACGCTAGTAAAGAAAGTAACAGAGGCCAAAATACAACGAAGAAGAAAGGATAGAACTAGAAAGGGTAGATGGAACAAATTCAGGAAATTGGGAGTAAGAGAGagaaaacagtgcaacagatgaaggaaattCCCCCGTGTGGAGGCGGGCCTCTCAAGTAGAATACCTCCACAGCTTCTCCTGCTCATCGTAAAAGGCGACAAATTGGAACAGCTGACCGTTGTCCTTCAACCCAGCTCCTAACCTATCCCTGTGTGATAGTTATTACCCCCCAACTATCATATGACACCCACCCCTACCATCAAACACGTCCTGATACCCAAACCTATACCCGAGGAGAAAACCTCCACGAATTTAAAAACCAGTGGAGGAAACCACTGAAAACAAACGGATATGCATAGGGATTGCGGCTATGCACCATCCTAGTATACCGCCACCCCAACCTCAAGGTGTAACACCATCGTGCCGAAGGGGTGCATGGCCCAGGGGTAACGTAGTGGGATACAAGCGATGCCTAAGGGAGATGGCGAACCCGAGGGGAAAACAGCCTTGGCGGGGCAAGGGTGCACTGCCCCACTGGACAGATCAACACGACCCAACTCGTGGGAAGGAAGATgggacaaaaaaagaaaaacaaaaaagcggAAGAGAGAGCAGCGGGGGCGAAAAAGAAAACAGAAGAGGCGGGGAAAAAGAAAGGGACGAGAATCAAGGGGAGAAAAGATGGAGAAGAGAAGTGGAAGAAAAGGAAGACCCCGGATCTAGAACCAGCGCAAACAAAAGCAAGGGAAAAGAAAGAGAAGGTAAGAGGGAAACAAGGGAAGTAAGAGAGGAACTGCAAACCAAGagagaagaagaaagaaagagaATAGGAAGAGAAAAAGAGGGAGAAGAGAACAGACACAAGGACGAAAAAAATAAAGCGAAGAGTCAAAGGAAAGAAAACGCAAGGGAAGAAGGGGAATCGAGCAGCTCTGACAGCAGTTCCGATGATGAATCGGAAGAAGAGGAGCAAACACCCAACTGTAATGCAAGAACAAAGTTGGAACGCCTCCAGGATAGTGTAGCGGCCCTTGAAAAACTCATGGTTGAGGTGCCAAATACAAGGGTTGCCATAAAGCAGGAGGTCGACAACCTGAGAAACCGGTTGTTCGATTATACCGAGGAACTGGAGGAAAGCAAGGAGAAAGAAGAGGTTCCAAGGAAGTCTGTTTGCACGACATCCAGAGGTGTGCAGACGAACATGGAGCCCTTGAAAGTCAAGAAAATGGCGACAATGGGTGTTCAAGTGGACCTAGAGAACCCAGAAGCCATTAAAAGGAGGGTGGACGCCATCACGGAAAAAATGGCAATATGCGAGTACGAGGAAATAACAGAGTTCTTAAATGAGGACTGGCCGGAGGAAGTCTTCCAAAGAACTGAAGTGAAAGAGGGGGACATCTCTGATATAGCAGCAGACGTGGCAGTATTTGTTACCAACAACGACGAGGACAAAAAAGCCATGGAAACGGTGAAAGGTATGTTTCCTGACCTACCAGGTGTTCCAGCGGAGGTAGATGAGGATGGAGGCCTGGGAACTGTGAGAGTCACGATGTCTGCTCATGTAGATGGAACGTGGATTGACAAGGAGAAATATGGATTCAAACTTCTCCCAAACAAGAAGGAAGAACTCGAGTCGGCGAAGTTCCTCAAGACATGCAGGAAACTGGTACAGAAGATGGAGGAGCTAGGAAGAGAAAGAGTGGGAATCCACACGCCAACATCACTAGGAGTtgagacatcgaggagaatcctgGAGTGGGCAGCAAGAGGAAGGGGTGTGACGATCACGCTCCTAGGCAAAAAATCCAGAAGAGGGTGGGCAAACATTAACACCAAGCCCAGAGAACAATGTGGAGTAGTACTTATCAGCAAAAACAAGGAAAAATCACCTTTTTTTTACACCTGACCGGCTCACATGATGGTTCCTCTACAAGTGAAAGTTCTTGAGGTTTTTACAACACTATAATTACAAAATGCTATTAATAGCTAATAATTAATGAAGAAATGTGTACATCTATATATTTCATAATGTAAACTAGCTGATTCCTCCTCCTTCCTGTTTTTTCTGGTCAGTCAGTTGTTTTttgtcctgtatttaagctgatgatggcttgtgttaagccgaaacgcgtccttatatatgttttttaacaataaaaaataaccttgtggtacatCTTGGAGTTTTTTGTAATAAGGAAAAATCATTTGCGGACCTTATGACAAAAGTGAAAAGTAACCTCACAGGAAGAAAATccatcgacataaaaaggatcaGACAGACCAGAAATCAAGGAATATCACTGGAACTGGGAGGAGGAAGGGAAATC
Protein-coding regions in this window:
- the LOC114340906 gene encoding uncharacterized protein LOC114340906: MSSQYKPKVCDLRVTELRIELEIRELDSAGKKADLLDRLKNALKEEDHDPETYVFEDRHAALISSISNDITSLENKVSGDITSLENKVSSGDVSKVSANITSLEHRASSDILKVSGDISSLESKMTDEISASISKSPLILTTKYHP